The DNA window aatctagaGAATAAAACTTATGGACAGCTTGTAAGACAAACATTGTTACAAcacaaaataattcttttaccGTCACTGTGTGCCCAGGATCAACTACCAGCCCCCCACCGTGGTTCCTCAGTGACGGCGGTGACCTGGCCAAGTTGCAGCTTGCCGTGTGCATGTTGAGCAACACCACCGCCATCGCCGAGGCCCGTCTCGACCACAAGTTCGACCTCATGTACGCCAAGCGCCGGCGTCCACTGGTACGTGGGGGAGGGCATGGAGGAGGGTGAGTTCTTCGAGGCCCGTGAGGATCTGGCGGCCCTGGAGAAGGACTACGAGGAGGTCGACCGGTGTCGACTCTGCTGAGGCCGAGGGTGATGAAGAAGGAGAGGAGTACTTAGATCAGTGAAAACTTTCAGCAATAAGTCTGCAGGTATGAATCAGCTGTAACCAGTGAACATTATGCAGTGTTTCTGTACACATACCAACCCTCtaaggctgatggggtctatgtcgaccaaaagagtgggattccctgtaggtggagttcctgtatacagggaatcacACAGGGTCTAGTTCCAGTAGTGTTttgctgatatcgctgaaagtcacgtgatgcttagcaacatgggtagaatttgatgtttttcgatcttttgtgataattcttagaaattcgagtatggtttgcaagttttattgaaaaactctaactctacaggaactccacctacagaaaaatcccactcttttggtcgacatagaccccatcagcccctCTAAGACACTCGATCATTCCGGAGTACTAAGATGTGGAAGCTTTCAGCAATCAGTCTGCAGGCATGAATCAGCTGTAACCAGTCAGTGAACACTAAGATGCAGTGTTTCTGTACACATACCAACCCTCTAAGACACTAATTCGCCTAAAACGCAACTCTATTCACACATTCTGGTTGTGTATGCATTGGTGGTTCATGTTCTGTGCTGGTTGTTGTTTGACCACAGGCATATACGTTAGCTAATTTGTATGAATCTCTGTTTTGTCTTCCCTgacatgtttttttttgtgaGCGTTGGATCATTTATGACAATCATGCAAAAGATCTGACAGATTGTGCAATAAAAGCTGAAGAACTATCTAATGTTTCTTGTATGCCTTAGTggatgtggatgtgtgtgtgtgtgtgtgtgtgtctttgtgtgaaaAATACTGTAGACAGCTTCAAACAAAACATGATTGCAGAAACACTGTTGATATACTGATAACATCTGTGCATTATGATAaatcttctttcttctttagtGTTGTGTCACTCATGATAAATCAAATGCAATGAAAAGTTGACAGGCCTTTTTgctatgaaaatattgatcgcTTGTTTATTTCTGGCTACTTAACGGTTTTGGAAAACTGGTTTTCAGAATAACATGGTTACCTTCGAAACCCAACACTTGACTTCTCAGCTTTGACTTTGAGCTAGGCTGGATACACATAGTTCCAAACATTACAGCATGAACACAACAGATCATTGTTTCCCTCCATTTATTAAGAATTTGAAATACCAGATGAgcttgatttctttttgttgaaCAAACGCAACCTTCACAGCGTACTCTATCTTATGTGTGATTGCAAAATTCATCACAGGCGAAGGAGAATTATTACACAGTTCACAATTGCAAATGTTTGAAGTGTGCCACGGGGTGCATATTTAATAGACAATGTTGGAAAATAATTTTGTTGTCAGGTTTGCAATGGGATGCTTCTCTTAAAAACAGTCAATAGCAAGCAGCTTGTCTCCCCACATGGTCAGCACACACGCGAGGAGACTAACTGCTCGATAGTCAGGGGCCTATGTTATGTAGGAAATCGTGCCTCACTGTTTTGAAGAGAATCAACTCttacaaccaatacaaacccaATAGAGTTAATTCCGAACATCATTTATTATAAAGCACTAGCTGGTGATTGTCAACAgctttaaccttcgccgtagGTCGTGAGTACTTTAGTAACAGTCCGGACTTTAATTGCGAATATCTCGAAAACTAGGTGGAATTCTGTAATGAGCTTTTGGAAATGCCTCAAACACCTAAAAATCTATTATCTCCTAAACCCGcattaaaattgattgacaggTAATTAAATAAACAAAGGTCAAACATCGACTATCTTCGCAGCACGTCGTGAGTACTTATGTAACCATACTTCTAACAGTGTAAGGGAGATAATTGTGGGTTCGATGTCAAAATAAAAGCTGAGTTATGGTTCCTGTTTATTTCAGGTAAGAATTAACTTGGTGCGTAATTACACACGTAAAAGATAAATGTAAGTACAAAATCGGAAATATATTTAGTTTGATAATCTAATTCAATGAAAAGCCTGATTTCtgtattttttcctttttttgtttacccatgcatgtttttccttctttgagaagtatggttaCATAAGTACTCACGACGTGCTGCAAAGAATGTTTTTAGCGACCTACGGCGAAGGTTAATAAGTCTTGTATCACATTAGCATCACAAAGGTATCGTGAGTATAGAGACCAGAGCAAGCAAGTCCTGACCAAAGCACAGCAATTAAGTAGTGATTGATCAACAAAAATGTATGTCTGGTGACATGCTTAACAATTCATATAAGTTACAGCCACATCACCACAATTAAGTACCAACAGGAtaagcaatttttttttaaatctcattACAATTTACATATGTGTAAACACTCATATTTGCGCATAATTATTGCATTTTGATTGAGCTGTTGATTATACAAAAATCAATAATTCGATTATGCAAAAACTTTGGTAAAAGCTGGGATAACATTTACAGGAATGTGTTTCTTCTGgatcgctgccctacacgccaccaggcatgaaaggcagtaagtaagtttCTTCTGGAACAAACCTGGCCTTGTTTTCttcaacgtgtgtgtgtgtgtatacatcgattccgagaaaactccggggcccggtagctcagttggtagagcactggacttgtgatcgaaaggtcgcaggttcgaattcgggccgggacggacacgggtcaactttatgtgcagacccagagacggaagccatgtcccacccccgtgtcatcacaatggcacgtaaaagaccttggtcattctgccataagtgcaggtggctgaatacacctaaacacgcagacacctgggtagcgcgactccgttgctgctagctttccactgggaggaagcgacccgaatttcccagcgatgggacaataaagtaatgaaaatgaaaaaaaaaatgaaaaaaactgcTAGACTGATCTTcgtgaaatttcacatgagagttcctggttaAAATAGTAAATATGGTAAGATCAATTTGTGAAGTGTGCATCTGTATTATGCTTGGTGTTAAAATATGATTGCCAATTGCAAGTTGTGGTACAAAATCCGTGAATGAGAAATACTGTCATATTTGACTTGAAGATAACAAAATTGCCAGTTACAACGGTGTACAAAAACCTAACTGTATATGCAATACTGAGacttgggttgggttggggggggggggggggggtgataggGTTTACTGTATCATGAACTGGAATTCTGCTTCATGAGGTTCAAGAAACGACTTGCGTAACTAGGAATAATGTGTCTATCCATATCAACACCTGGGAGGTGAGTTATTTCCCCTGGACTATACAAAAAGTGCAATAACCACAGTAGCCTCCTCAAATGAAAATGCAACCATTTTTGGTTCATAACCACTTGACAACCACaattttgaacaggaaaataattATGCAACCCACTCGTCTCAGCTGTAAAGTGCCTCTTCAATAGTAAGAATGTAATAATAACCAAAAAGCAGTGAATTAAGCAGCGCCAGCATTTTGTTTATGATGAGCAAAATTAATTAGGGCATTGTACCTTTTTCCCTGCTCCATTTTTCTCTTGCTCTGGCCAGTAAGTTAAAATGGCAAAAGGCTTGTtaatacttaaaaaaaaatcaatatccAAAAAGTTTAAAAATACTTTAAAAAACCCTGTTGCAGGGATGTACATGATGTACAAGAAGTAGCAATAGCCTCATACCTTATATTACAGCAAAACATTGCTCCGCACAACAAGTAaggtaaagcctgtccttaattgagcgaaagaccggcacggtggcctagtggtaaggcgtccgccctgtgatcgggaggtcgtgggttcgaaccccggccgggtcatacccaagactttaaaattagcaatctagtggctgctccgcctggcgtctggcattatggggttagtgctaggactggttggtccggtgtcagaataatgtgactgggtgagacatgaagcctgtgctgcgacttctgtcttgtgtgtggcacacgttaaatgtcaaagcagcaccgccctgatatggcccttcgtggtcggctgggcgttaagcaaacaaacaaacaaacaaaaaattgcgcaaagtcgactacgcgaagtatatgCTTtgccaagctggccgcacggagctttagcactgagttttcggaaaaaagactttgcgaagtcaacttcgggctcaatcaaGGACTGCCTTTATGCTCATGAACCCATGGCCATTCGTGTTACACAgcaaaactttctttctttctttctttatttggtgtttaacgtcgttttcaaccacgaaggttatatcgcgacggggaaagggggggagatgggatagagccacttgttaattgtttcttgttcacaaaagcactaatcaaaaaattgctccaggggcttgcaacgtagtacaatatattaccttactgggagaatgcaagtttccagtacaaagaacttaacatttcttacatactgcttgactaaaatctttacaaacattgactatattctatacaagaaacacttaacaagggtaaaaggagaaacagaatccgttagtcgcctcttaagacatgctggggagcatcgggtaaattcttccccctaacccgcggggggtttcttcgggctcaattaaggactgCCTTTATGCTCATGAACCCATGGCCATTCGTGTTACACAGCAAAACATGAAACTCCTATCCGCAGTGTTGGAACATTCGCCAATACAAAAGAATCAAAAGCACCCAAACTGTAAAAGACTGAGCACCTGAATGCTCATGCCTATCATACAGCTACACATCAAAAGCTTACCACAGTTGTAAAATATGTCCAAAGCTTACAGCAGTTTTAAAACACAtttcaacacaaacaaaacaaaaccactaAAAGTGCAATGTTTTGGCATCAGCAGTAAACAAGTATAGTCAAACCTGTTATTTTACCCCGAACTCGGCATATGATGCCTGTATGGCcgggttaaaacggtcatacacctaAAAATCAACtggtgcaaaaacatgagtgaatgtgggagttttCAGCCCAtgcatgaagaagaagaagaagtcaaacCTGTTTATAACGACCACCCCAGGGACCCACTAAAagtggttgttatagacaggtgatTGCCATGGAAcggtgaattatatagaaaatGATTGTCATGGAATTCTTCTGACGGTCAGGTGGTAGGGGCGGATCACAGCCTTTTcaagggggggtttccaaactTCTTTTAGGGAAAATGTGTatgaaaatcaaggaaaatggagcaatctggtgcaatttgagcacgtttttctttattttcaatttttttttaggctaggggaggtttccggaaaccccccctggatccgcgcGCCCCTGGGTGGTCATTATCAAGTGTACatcaaagaagaagaacaatggtgactgcgcATGAGAGCCATACATAAAAATATACTTTACTCACGTGGGAATGAAGAATacgaaacaaacaacagcaacgtTTCAAACCCTaaggtcttcttcaggcacaatcATAGACAAAGTTAAAACGTTGCTGTTATTTGTTTCCATATGCTTCGTTCATACGTGAGTGCGGTATTATTTGGGGGGTCTTTTTCTTGTACATCAAAAATCTGAATTCAGCAGCCGAACAAAATTCAGATGTggtgtgagagcacaccgggacaagaaacaggtgtaaggacagcaacaacaaaacacacaaaaatctgaATTCAGCCTGAAATCAGTTCTACACTGGTCGTGCCACAACAAGGAACACACCGGATGGGTTGACCCTCACAGTGAGAGTTGACGAGGGTTTGAACAGGCCTATGAACTTTCCTGTAAAACCCTCTGTGATGTTGTAAGAACCGGCACCGGTCAGTCCAAGCTCCGTGAGTTTTGTTTCAACTTGTTTGGGTCCTCCGCCGTTGATGAGAAAGTTGAGGAAAGCCAGGGCAAAGCTGCCTTTGGGTGAGATAGGCCTCATCCATACTTGCATGTCTCCTGCCTGCAACAGAAGAGTGTATAGAGCTTATGTGTGAACAAATATAATGCTAAAACCTgtattaaagaaagaaagatataggAAGAAGTAAAATATAAACGGCACCCAGGAGCTTCGTTTGTGCATTGACATGAAAAGGTATTCAAGACACATTCTCAAGAATATTCACAAAAAGGGTAaagtttaattttgtttaaagggagctgatagaaagacagaaagaaagaacaggagaaaaaaaatctgacaGGCTGGATGGCTAATTCCCTTCAAACACGTTCTTTCTGCTTACCCTTATTTCTTAAGGtcttcacacacactcactctctttctctctctctcacacatgcatgcatgcacacacacacacacacaaacttgcactTACCAAGAGCTGAGTGCCAGGAATGCCCAGTGGGTCCTGGTTGATTgcaatgatgtttttgttgagcAGCAGTTCCCTCGACTCCTCTCTGATGTTGCGCAGGTCGTTGGACATGAGAAGGGGACCGGCCAGGATCGCCCATATGGCCATCTGTACTCGCTCTTGGTCATAGCTCAGACCATAGTTGCCCACAATTATCTGAAAAGGATCAATTACATGACAAAAATGTTGTCGAAAACAGCTTAAAAAGAAAACATGTAGTGGTTTAGGTAGCTCATGTCATGGCCATCTGTACATATCACTGTATTCTATCGTACTGGGATTTTTGTCAGTTCAGCGAGGTGGCCTTGCTGCTGGCGGGCTAATTATAGTCGGACTCTTTCTTCCGCGCCGCGAGCCGAGCCGCGAAGCGGCTTGCCTCTCAGTTAGTCAGTCTGGAATCTGTCAGGGAAAATGGCGGTCTGCTGAAAATACGTGATTCTTTGTGTGAAAATGGGATCGTTTCCGTGACTTGAGCCGTGGATTACGTTCATCTTGTCTATTTGGTTACTCTGATATACAGGCTTTGTGTTTGTGCAAAGTAGAGGTTTTCTTCTGACtcgttttgtttgattttgtagCAATACTGAAATCACTCATACTAACACGTGCTTCTTTGTTCCTCTTGAAAAAACCAGAATGTGCGCGTTGTGTACCATTTTCTAACCACACTCAATGTTGATAGCAGCCACCAACTGTGTTTTTTATGTTGCCGTCAGTAAGTACTTAGTGTAAACTGTGTGATAGAGTGAGAATAAGGTTGCGTGcagggtgtttgtgtttgatttcTGGAGCAGTTTTGTGCCGTAATTTTTGTTAACTCACGCGCTGCACGGTGCTCGGAACAGGCACTCGATACAAGACACTTGTTTTATGCAGTACGACAATCACTGTGGCTGTAGACTCTAGTGCATTTcatcttttctgtttttttattgcttgttttgttttgcgtttcccCCCTTCTTTTTTGTTCTTCAGCATATGACGTATTTATTCCTGACTTAATTGTGATTGTAATTGTGCTTATATtcttgcctgtctgtatgtgtgtacatggtTTTGCTTGTTTATTGGTGTCAATTTCTTTCGATTTGTAGTCGCTCTATTTATTGATTTAAGGTGTCTCAGTTAAGAATGGCGGCAGTGCAACATACGGAAGATCTCCACATATTTAGGCTTGAAATTACACCCACTCTATTCCATTACAATGCACgtcatcttttcttttcttaagcATCTCAGAGAAATAACAACCCCaactgttgtgctgtgttgctttgtttcgttttgtctgttctgttttgtttgcgataatgaaagaaacgttaaaTTGTCGTCGGATCGACGAGTTTTGTTTCCTGTGgtatatatgttctgcgcgaacttagaatccggtttcattctagaatggaccgggtccaggttggaattctaaccctgcgcaagtacaggggtgccattctagaatgaaacccttgaataaagggggccgtaatgtttgtaggtaagacagagttgtcttcccttgaattatctccacctgcaccttccctttgataagatggggctgatttgtctacccctgaaaaaaatcctttggcgatcttgcgatgtcatgtcatgtcaagaaagttgacactcctgagtacgcaataaacaaaggcagaccatagcaagggggactaccagggcggtattgtttgcagggcagttgtttttgtgatgagagccggttgcggccgcttgcaatgtcagcgctgtctccctctcggaaatgtctggttttttgacaatttttttcacagacagacagacagacagacagacggtcagaccgactaaccgacagacagaccaacagaaggacagagtgagttatagagctgttgtcacaggtttaaaaaaaagttgacattaacaaaaacagaaatcaacaacaacttttgtctggttttataatattatgggaaaaacattgaaagcaattcatagtagtagtactaccacaacaaatactctcaaaggggaattccatgcctaaaagtttgacagtttttatttaatctatcagaatccctaccttccaaactgtgatatgcccacgtttcaaactcttcatgtatatgaataagattaagtcagtccggaaatttccgttcgtagcgatcagtgctgagtgtctctcaaaatcgtaatcactttcagaacatcacatcacaatcccaattcacgatgtctttgagtaaagtgtaaaaaacccgaaaaaaaacccaaccaaacacacaaaaaacaaaaacaaacagaaaatccagttacaagcgagatcgtcaaaacactgtcagtccggaaatttccgttcgtagcgatcagtgctgagtgtctctcaaaatcgtaatcactttcagaacatcacaatcccaattcacgatgtctttgagtaaagtgtaaaaaacccggaaaaaaaccccaactaaacacacaaaaaacaaaaacaaacagaaaatccacatttgtggctttggctgtgtgatagtctaactgaaatgactattccaacttggacccaaattccaaccttgcgcagggccgattctagaatggaccagcaacaagggtttcattctagaatggcacccctgtacttgcgcagggttagaattccaacctggacccggtccattctagaatgaaaccggattctaagaacgcgcagaacatatatacaagtttgtgagaacaatAGTGAAAACACAGCCTGTGTTGAAAAACGTTCAAATCGACTTGTGTGCTGCTATTGGATTACTGATGTATGGCGCTGCAATGATACTAGTCAAAAGTCGTGTAGAGGAGTGGCCGTCAGGTAGGCTTTTTGTTTTCgtcacatgcagctaacaatttgcatgaacatgtattgaaagaccgttttttctttcttttatattacaggcattaattgcactattttgaattatataaacgcaaaacaaatttcacatgcgcaccatacgcatgcctataatatgttttgtaaatacgactgtatatactctgttgtttgtatatatattttgcaaagtgttgtacatgtatatatcagTGTACTTAGGGATTacctttgtctttttttccaatattttgtgttcttttattgtggcacattgattatgatgttttgtttactgtgttgtcttctgtcCTCTTATAGATTGTGCCGTGCTTTGAGATGTTGGGTTTCCTGTTGATTTAACTGTAGCATGCATGTGTTTTTCAGATCTGTAAGGTGTGGTATAATTATTTACTTGAAGAGCAAACACCTTTTTTAATTTTCTCATTTAtccttttttctgtcttgtaaattgtggcatgttttattttatataACTGACAAGTAGTATCCACTGTGTTGTCTTTTGCTAAATATTATGGCGCTTCGCGGGAGTTCCGGGTGTTAAGCGCAAGCAGGTGTTTATTATCAGCAGCTCACAGACTGATTACCAGTACACAGCCAGCGAGCCAGCCTTGTCGGCATCAGCTTACCGCTGTGTTTGCTGGCTGCCCGCGGCATATTCAGCATTTCTCAGTTCAAGCGCCAGTGGCAGTGTGTGGGAAAGACAgggaagggggaagggagagagctAATAGGAGGGATGGAGGTTGCTTTGGCGAGCTATTTTTAACTCCAGCTGACCGTGCATGGAATGGAATACAGTGATATGCCTGACTATATGGCTCAAATCAAAAAGGTTTTATTCAATGGTCAGCAGGATGTTAAACCAACTTTTTAAGATCAGTTCAGACACATGCAAAAACTTGTTTTGAGTCAATGTTTACCACCTAATTAGGATGAGCAAACACATgctaaacagagaaagagaagaactTCGGAAAGAGAAAGGATGAAAaaatagagggagagagggagggaggggttaAACGGGAataaaagaggaagagagagagacagacagaaatacagacaagAAGGGGACAAAATTATCAGGGAAACAGAATCCTTGTAGCTTATAAAGCAAGTGCAAACCTGATCAGGATCGTTGAATGCCCCTGGATGTGCAATGGCACTCAGGTTGACGGCGTTTTTGCCAAAGAATGACATAATATCCTGCACGATGGCCCACGAGTCCTCAATGTCCCGAGAGTTGCGCCAAATGTTGCACACCTCCGCGATCTGAGTATAGTTGGCCTGCAAAGACACAAAAGAACAGTATTTTCTCTGGAAAAAAATGATCCGTTTGACATTTCGTTCTTTAAAAAGTACGTCCTCTCTTGTCCAAACGTCCCATaatatacaaacaaaattaatgctGTATCACTTTGACAAATTTATTCTTATTAtatacagggtccccactggtttttagaaacaaaattccatgacttttccatgactttccatgagcctcaataacattttccatgactagatccacaggtcgccatttccgaacacgcaaactttttacgtcttgtcactacCAGTTTTGAccctggcttgctttgcactgaatttgagtcagtttctacgcagtgtctcttcgacaagcaagtcaagcatttgctacgcaatcatattatcggtaatgtttgctggtatTTCATTAAACTGGACctgccactgtttgtatccatctgcactttcgtaaattccgtttcgtaaccgtcactgtgacttgacgaactgtcattttttt is part of the Littorina saxatilis isolate snail1 linkage group LG6, US_GU_Lsax_2.0, whole genome shotgun sequence genome and encodes:
- the LOC138968888 gene encoding alpha-N-acetylgalactosaminidase-like; the encoded protein is MANIAAVWLLTISLVAWHCSCLDNGLALTPPMGWLSWVRYRCVTDCKTYPKDCISEKLYMEMADHLVSDGYRDAGYVYVNIDDCWSALERDKDGTLQADPERFPSGIKFLADYMHKRGLKLGIYGDMGTKTCGGYPGSKFFMESDAMSFAEWGVDSFKMDGCFSTATEFPISYPIMGQWLNRTGRPILYSCSWPVYMSHLHPSANYTQIAEVCNIWRNSRDIEDSWAIVQDIMSFFGKNAVNLSAIAHPGAFNDPDQIIVGNYGLSYDQERVQMAIWAILAGPLLMSNDLRNIREESRELLLNKNIIAINQDPLGIPGTQLLAGDMQVWMRPISPKGSFALAFLNFLINGGGPKQVETKLTELGLTGAGSYNITEGFTGKFIGLFKPSSTLTVRVNPSGVFLVVARPV
- the LOC138967967 gene encoding LOW QUALITY PROTEIN: tubulin alpha chain-like (The sequence of the model RefSeq protein was modified relative to this genomic sequence to represent the inferred CDS: inserted 2 bases in 1 codon; deleted 2 bases in 2 codons), translated to MHQHILANKRLAVRQRTYARINYQPPTVVPSDGGDLAKLQLAVCMLSNTTAIAEARLDHKFDLMYAKRRXVHWYVGEGMEEGEFFEAREDLAALEKDYEEVTGVDSAEAEGDEEGEEYLDQ